In Etheostoma cragini isolate CJK2018 chromosome 19, CSU_Ecrag_1.0, whole genome shotgun sequence, the genomic window TCCCTAAACCACTTCCTTCAACCCTACCCCCCCTCCATCAGCGGCGGTGTACCTGGGGTCTCATGCGGGGGTTCCAGCGGGCGTAGTAGGCGGTCCACAGCTCCAGGTGTCTGGAGGAAACCAGCGGATACAGGACATGGTGCTCGTAGTCCACGTAGAAGGGGTTGCTGAAGTCCTCCGGCTGGCTGTTAGGGGACAACACTCAGCAGTCAGAGAGGCGCCCCCCCCACCATCGCTCTTACaccccagttcagaccaaagaccGCCACACCGGTGGAAACTTGCAACTGCCGGTCCGCAGCGTTCTGAAAGCCAGTTCACACCAAAGAGACGAGAGGAGACGGTGcatcatctccatagcaacgtCTCTTTGTGCTTCTGTTTCAGAAGTTCTAATACTTTGATAGGAAACGTAAAAAGTAGCTCACCTAAAATTTAGTCAGAGTAAAAGTTGcaaagttactttttaaaattgtattaaatgGCAGTCTTTTGCGTTTTGCTAAGGGCATAAAGCCAGATAGCGCTCTGGTTTTGAGTTTGTTGATGAATACTTTGCCGTAGCAACAGTGCAAAGTATCACAGAGCCTTTTTATACTTCACACAAAACATACTTAGGTCAAATTCTAGATTTTGATACTACTctaaaaagtacacaaaaaactACTCAGTTACAGTAATGTGAGTAATTGAAGGGTGTAaattacagtgggtacggaaagtattcagacccctttaaatttttcactctttgtttcattgcagcctttttccaaaaNNNNNNNNNNNNNNNNNNNNNNNNNNNNNNNNNNNNNNNNNNNNNNNNNNNNNNNNNNNNNNNNNNNNNNNNNNNNNNNNNNNNNNNNNNNNNNNNNNNNGGGTATTTGTATTGTACTCTCAGGGCTCAGTTATTCACGCAAGTTTTACCTGTAGTGTTGGGATCCAACCCCTGCATGCTAGCTCACACCTTCTATTCCTTTAATCTGTCAGTGATTGGAGTCGTTGTTAGGGGCTGTGGCTTAGTTCTCTTCAAAGTCATTAGCAGAAAGAAATATGGGGATTAGTGATGACACAAAAGGCATTGTTGTCCCTCAGCTGTAAACACTGCCACCTGCGTTAAGGAGCCCAACTCCGTGCACCTCCTAACGCTGCCGTAACTCtaatttatgcttctgcgttaaatcaACGGCATAGGTACGTACGTAGGTATGTGGCGATacggaccctacgccgtagccgaaagtgcacctctcaaaaaatgtaactacacgttgcGGAGACGCAGATCgcaacaactgtgattggtctgCTTGCCggtggctagtccacatagcattgtgggatgggagaaaaacatgctgtggtctattggcatttctttaaaccaatcacaaacatattGGGCGGTGCTAACCACCAGACAGAGCCACAGTGCTTCTGCAAAttagtctctggaaggaacttgatttggtggaacacgtgtacgttcaaaacttgttttagtcgtgcaacagaaaactcagattggacagatagtctagctatctgtctggatttaccctgcagagatctgaggagcagttaaccatagtcctcagaactctaccggagtttagaacgccaacacgaaggaagaggaagataaCGAATATATGACCAAAAAGAGCGGCAATTTCTGGCGGCAACAGGGCAATCCGGAAGTGGTTATAGACTACATTACCCCACGACTCAAttcctggttcttcttctccataaaAATGGAGAGGGTTATATAaatcccaccgtggtcagaaagcacaggagaCACTTTGGTTCCTGTGCCTCCAGAGTCGCTCCTCGCTCCAGAGCTgatcatgtctctctctctctcactcgaGCCcccgcagaagcataaatcctGCTTtactgtgcatgttttttttattgtttctcttaCTTTATGTTGCCTTTCCGTGCCACCTTGTCCCTTTACTGTAAATCTATTGAATTTTGGGACGTGTGCGGGGGTGTGAGGAGGGGCGCatgcgcgatcacggaaggcttgtatcacgtggagGCTCCGACAGTGTTGttatcattacttagaattcctcatgggggcgacagaaactacgcactgtagctttaaattaTAGGTAAATTATTAGAACTGTTTTCTGGAAATCCCACATCCAATCTTTACTTGTTCTCTCACGTTGAATGTGCTTTTTGATTTGTCACTTGCCAATCAAGAAAACAATCACATGACCAGCACTCAGtcattttgcctttatttaaGAGTGTGTAGTCCACTTAATCTGGGACAAACAAACACGTCTATGTTCCAAAAACCTAACTATCTGGATGACAATTAGTTAGCTGGCTAACATCATGTTAGCTGggattattaaaatatatttcaagaACATCAGGTTCAACCCCCAcacctctgtcctcctcctttTGTCTCCTCAGTCCCTTTTATTGTGATGTGGATTTAACCTATAAATCACACTGTCTACCTGTGGCATGTCATCgtaaaaatcctttttaatgtaaataatgtgtcTAATTATGAGACGTTACACCTCCTAATGAGCCATACTCACTTCTGACattccactttaaaaaaaaattaaaacaaaaggaagaatGAAAAACTCCAGTGTCGTTCTTGtctttttaaatggttttattttattggttcATATTAGTAACATATGGCCAGAGTTATAGTGGAATAAGAGAGAAAGCAGAGTTCACTGTTACacttcaagcaatgaaaaactgTCCAACATTCAGTTGTCAGAAAGACGCACAGAGTTCAACACTCGTACACTCGTCAGTGTGTCTACAGTACGTAGAGAAAAGCATGCATcctagtgtgtatgtgtctgacagcagtacgtgtgtatgtgacaggCAGCCTTGCAAAGCCAGCCCTCAAACATCACTTCATCTGTTGCTTTGCTGGGCGCAGACTGGTGAACCGGGGAGGGTGCAGGGCTGTGGCTGGCTTTGCATGCAGGGTGACAGGCACTGAGTGTGATGCAGGGAGAGGACAGGTGGGAGAGGACAGGTGGGAGTGGCACCTGTCATATGACGCAGCGCAGAGACCATACAGACACACTTTACAAAGCGAGCTATCAATACAATCCAGGCTTAGTTTATGCAATCACTTTAGGAAGCAGACTTTTGATGAGTCAATTGATGTTACTACGGTAATTAATTCTTGAGATCAAGCCCAGTCTTATACACACTTAAAGGAGCACTCCACTGATCTTATCTGTCAACACTGCGCAGGatatgggggaaaaaagaatcgcctgaaaagtgaagccaatgctgaattgccttaaagctgcattctatctcacttccagcagggggcaaccCCGTCGGCTTTATAAAGAAGTCTGTTTCTGTAGAAGACTGAGGAAATGAACCTACTTCTCACTTTATTATCTCAGTGAACATCCTAaagagtttatggtctcaatcgctactttcaagtcttcttcaatacagcatgatgttttttgttgtaaattagggtcccatttattttaaaatagatgatAAAGCAGGGTTTGCTTCAGGGCgtgtgaatgttttgtttttatagtgaCAGTGCCCTAATGTCTAATGCACTGTTCTTTCAATTTGGAGTGCTCCCAGAAGCAAGCTTTTACTATATATGTATTATCAGAAAGTGTCATGAATTGTCTAAATATTTGGGTAAATCCTTGATCCAATTATTTCCATCTGTAGTCGACTCAAGACGGCTGCTTATAGTTTTCTCTTTATGTAATCCCTTTTATGTTCTGATAGCCACGATTATTTGAGCACGCTTTGTAAAACAGACCTGATATGCTCCCTGAAACCTAAGGAGACTGTTGCTCCTCCACCAGTCCACAGCTCTCTACAGTTGGTTAAGCAGCTCCAAACAGCACAGTGTCCCACTAGCATTGTCCACACTGTCTCTTAAAGCCGTATTGACATCCACAGTGCCGGTAACAACGGCGTCATTCACACATTGTGTCTCCAAGTGAGCGTTGTACACCTCGTTACACATTATTTATAAGACATCGGTCGGCTCCATCCTCTTCACTTTGATCCATCGAGTCTTCATCCAACCTAATGTCTGTTAGATTCACCATTATTTTAAAACCCCTTTCTCATTCAAGCCCAATACATAAAGGCAAAGCCAATCACATTGCTCCATCTTTGGTGAATTTGTAGTTTTgctacaggccaaaagtttttttttttttgctatatgAGATTAAGACATTGGATACATTCAGGAAACAGAAAAGGTTTGTTATTCAGTGTTTGCTTGGTGTGAAGCTCAGCTCTCTGCAGCCGGAGCGCGACCAAACACCAGCGCCTTCCGGTCCTTTGGGCCTCCCTTCATCCAAGGTAACCACCCAAAGGAGCTGGAGGCCTTGGGTGTTTGCTCTCGCTCGGGGGTGCAGCTACGGCGTGTAAGATGGATACTGTGGCGTCCCTGGGGGACTGTGTTAGGGTATAAGGCAAAGAGAGAAGCACCATTTTTGAATTACAGCTGACAGGGCGTCCATGCATGTGTCGTGCAAGGTGAACAGATcacttacccccccccccccgctcagagtccctgaacacacacatgtttaaaaaagcagctCGCAGGGATGTtggattgcttttttttttagcagtttcAGGCCATTTTTTAGTAGAGAACGAGGGACGCAAAGGTAATTGTGGGTAGAGGAGTATGCTATTCCAAGGCAACGTGGAGGAGACCGGGGTGTAGTATTCATGTAGGCCTGTGCTGCATCCTGTCAGATATGTAACACGCCACGACCGCTGTTCACAGCTCATACAACACATACTGCCTCGGGAGAAAATCCTTCACGTGTTCGCCTCTGTGTAGATACAGAGCGTTCTGTCAGACTCAGGTCGCCGATCGTTGCTCATGCTACGTTCACGGCACCTGTGTGCTTCCACTAGCTTCTGTGTTTTCAACATCTTGAGGAATACACTGGCTCCGTGGTTGGcggtgtatttttaaaagtaaaaattttGGCTCTTTGGTACCAAAGACCAACGCGCCACTTACCACCAGGGAACCGTGCGCATTCCAAGAGGCATGCATGCGTTATTATGGCGCCCACTGCTTTTATTGGCAAGACACGCCCTGCGTACGACTATTTATGACCACTCtcacattatttgtttttaatgatgcCTGATaacttttgtcttcatgttgttgtgttgtctttagaATTGTCGGAGCTTGTATTGCAAGACAAACTTCCGACAATAAAGTTTTATCATATTTCTAAGCGTAACGAACGGGTGAGCTGTGAGTCGTCGCCTGCTTCTCGGTGAATGGTCGTAAGCGAGGGCCGGCTATCGGCCAGAAAAACTCAAATCTGAATCAGCAACCCTACTGACCAATCCAAGCATTTGAATGCTACGCAGGGCGTGTCTTGCCAAGAAAAGTAGTGGGATCGATAATACACAGGGCGGGAACGAGATTTACACACGAGAACCACGCAAAGAGCCTAAAGTCATAATTGTGACAATCATAAGCCTCACGTCAGCCCAAGACTGCCCATCAAGATGAAGAAACAACTTTAATGGATAGCGTTCAACAATCCTCACCCGCACAACTGCAAACATACGCTTGTCTTCCCAAGTTGTAAATATCACCCAATGACGTGAACGTGGCATTATTACGTCCGCCttttatttgtctgtctgtaagcaggattatgaaaaaacaactggcctgattttcatgaaactgtgtgtaagtgtgtagcATGGGCCGAGGAAGAACCCCTTCAGTTTGAGCGGATTTCTGAATCCCGGGACAGATGCCAAAATGATATTTAGTGAACGTTGTGAGAAAGGGCGTGGCCAGAGGTCTGCCCTCTCCGATTGCCCTTCTGGTTCACTCTAACATTGTGGGATAATTTAAATCCACTACATAAGTTTCCACAAATCCCCCTGCAGAGATCCTGAGCAGTGCTATAAAACGACAGACGGACTAAATATCAGACAGTGTAGAAAACGGTGAATGATTTCAGATGCAGCCCAGATCTTGTTCAGGAACGTACGAGACCTCTTTTGGCATTAGACAAACCGTTGGCAGTACAGAACAAGTAAGCCGTAACTATCTACAAAAAGTGAAGCTAAGTTATTAGGAAAGTCGGGTACAAAGTGTAAAAAGAGCAGGCGAAGAGtgtaaactcacacacacacacttaagagTATATATAATATGGAGCATAAACGTGCTCTTACACGGGGCTACAGTAaaaggtacaaacacacaactgcTCACGGTAATATGTACAACCATCACAACTTTCCAAAAGCACTCGTTATGACATTATTCAACATTCTAAAGCTAACTACTGCTGCTAACTTCATCTACACGGCTAAAGCAGACTTcgaattcttttttgttttaaatgcatatCAATTCAACCAGTATCGACATCATTCACTACTCTCTCACATGTCCACTCCTGGAAAACTTCCATGGTGGCCATTTCCAAGTCTACTAAAGACATTAccttattaaaaaataaaaagcggAATCATTTGTCATCAATGCATTCTTGGGCCAATAGCGGCCTGTTCTACAGTATCCGAAATCTCTAGCTTCTGTGTTGACGTGATGctaatttcaatttaaaagtGGCCACCACGGGATAAGGACCAACTCAAGTTCTGCTGCATACACTGGCACCTCACCGCTAACACGATAGAACATAGTAAAAACAATATTAGCTTCTTAATATAGCAATTGCATCTTCAACAAAAGTCACATTTCACACGTTTCTGGCTGTCCACGAGCCTCGGCACagcctgctttttttttttctggaaacaAAGTGCTCaggttttctcctttttcagaCAGCTTCCCACTGAAGGAAGATCCTGCTCCAATGAACAGAGGCCGAGAAGAACACGCTGTGCATTTTTAAGCTCTAACTGCAGTGGAACCGATTCAGCTAGCATCACTTTTATGCTACAAGTATGGTGAGTTGTTCTTGTTGAATCTGACCGTTCTTTTGCactcaatttgttttttgacttAACTTTTAGCTGTTTCGCATCACGATTATTTCACCATCTTTGGAAAACCGAGCCCTGCTCCCGTCCTTAGGCATCAATAAAAGGCTAGTTGGAACAAAAAACTGAATCTATTTACACTATAAAAAGTCACAGGTTCTAAGTAGATAGAAATGTTTGCATGCcttattttttcccccactgcAAAAAGATCCAAATCTGAATAAGGCAACTTTGTACATCAAGATAAACAACGTGAGGAGCAACTGACAATGTGAACAGTGGCTAGCTGCAGTAAGTCCAGTATACGAGGTGTGTCCCAATAATGGACTCTATCTGCTAATAGTGGAGCCTATTTCAGAGCAACACCTGTACCAAGTgggtcaaaatgtaattaaacattCTGGGAAACTTCACCTAATGAGTATAGATAGGATTATCATAATCATAATAGCAGAGTACGTTTaaatgcacaccaatattccacttttttccaatattttccCGAATATGACAATGTTCTAAATTTGATACAGGTCGTGTAAACAGCCTATTTTATTTGGATATTCTGAAAAAATCCTTTTACTTAATatagcattttctgattaatttgGAGTCTGCGTCTGCATCAGGGTTTTTACTGCCGTTTGTGACAGTTTACGGCTGTGTGTTGCTACGGTTGTTGGACACACACCAACCAGCCGGCAGTTTTTAGGGCTGCGGTCAAGATCGTTTGCACGGCTAAATGTAAACGGGAATGTCAGtggaatatttattttcattagccatgtaaacagctgaatattgtcttttttcagaATAAGGGAAAATACAACATGTGCATGTAAAAGTGCACGGATTATCTCCTTGATATGACAATATagtaaacagaaaatgtaataaatgaaataaaaaagtcacatgtTGATTGCTAGCGACAAGACATTGTGAGTGAACATCATGGTTACATAGTGTAACGTGAGTTCTATGAGTGCAAGCTTGAGCCGTAACATCAACTGGTTGACTACCTTATCTGACAGTAATACACATTCCACCACTTTTTCACAGTCAATAAGATAATCAGTTGCTACAAGGCTTTGAATAGAAATCTTGGGAATCTTGTGGTATGTTCTCCATTTACTGTCTACTCATCTGTGGTGAGCAAAGACAACTCCAAGTCATGGATTCTGAGCCAGATTCCATCATTGTGCATCAACAAAAGTAATATCTACGACTTGATAATCAGTTATGTGTCAAAACTGCTGTGTTCCACTCAAAGTCAGGATATGAGATATTGCTGAtcagggcctgaagttaacttgTTTTGGCCACAGGCCGCTATGGCAGCTGGGTTTTAAAATCCATTAGCCACACAGGCTTTCTACCAGCCAATATAGTTTTTGCTTCATAAAAGGTGAAACACAGGAAATGCACGAGCATCGTTCCTGAACTTGTTAAGAACACACATTTGAGATCAAATCCAAGGAAATGGGGACTTGGTTAAAATGGGTAAGAACGGTGCCAAAACAAATCCCATAGGGTAGCCAATGAGGCAGGTAGATTGAAAGTTCCACCCGCCAATGACAAAATGTACCTGCATTTTGGTGTGGGTGCTAATTTCAGGCCCTGTTGCCGATTACTGAAACACAACTTTTTGtagtcataaaaaatgtaatggaggAGAAAACACTGGGCATGTATCGCAGCGTTCACTGGAAGTTCAGCTGGAATTACCTGACCAAACTCAATCAATCAGGAAACTAATCCGCCTTAAATCCAGTCCACTGAACAGTGACTGACTCCCTGTGAACTTAGAGAAGCTTGACACACACCCAGAGGAGTTTCTTTCTCCAATGTATAATAAGataatccattttttttgtatttcatttttcagtattttgacGTCCCTGTGTGTCTGGAGCTCAGCAAAATGCTACAGACTAGAGCTCCAGCTCACAGCGGAGGAATCACAGAGAACATGCTAAAGGCTGgataactgtaaaaaaaaattgtagtatTGTTTAAACCGTAAATAATAAATTACTATATACACACGTACATTTGGCAAGGTTCAATACACTGTAAGCCATGTTTACATcatagaattaaaaaagaaaaatctgtgttCACATTCAAATCGCAACCTTCATAGCACAGAGCTGCAGGATCCACCAGGACATGCTACAATAGACAGTCTATCCTGtagcgcttgtgtgtgtgtgtgtgtgtgtgtgtgtgtgtgtgcgtgtgtgcgcgtgcatgtgtgtgcatgtgtgtgtggtgtttgttACACAGCATTCTCTTCAGTGGGAGGCTCAGCATTGGGTGGCTCCAGGAGAGTCTGTTGGACTGCAGAGGCAGAATAAAACACAGACGGGTGGGGGGGTTGGAGTTTATACACACATCATCTCGATCAGCTGTTACGAATGACAAGTGAGTGTTTTGACAGCgtgttatttaaatgtatgttaatAGTTTCTCATTattaaaaaagggaagaaaaaaggtcttgggggggaggggggtgtctctgtctgtgtttgactGACTGCAGCTGGCAGGCTGCCAGAGTGTCAGTGTTACACCCAGGTGTTTACTCCAAATGAGGAAATAGAACATTGAAAGTTTGCATTCTACGgatgaaattgaataaattcaaaatatttgcGGTCATGACTAAAGCTTATATCATGCAagagagacaataaaaacagagtaaaaaatgtcatattgacATTAAGGGGGGGTTGATTGATTCATGGCATCATTTCATGCACTGAGTAACATGCAAGAAAACACTCCACCTTAAAAGTCGGCGGTATCTGCCAGCGGTAGCCTTTGGGCGGCACAGTGatttcaatgatttttttttcttgtccaaAGCTGTTAACTAGTAAAGATGACAAGGCAGCAAAACAACCTTTTGTTTTATAGTTATAGTtgactaatgtgtgtgtgaactttCCACTGCAGGAACAGTGGTTAAATAACCTTCAAAACGAGCCACAGCTTAACCGCACACATGTGGTGcccagtgttttttgttggagagggtaagtccctttggggtagACTTTAAGCTtgttcactttgtaaacctattacatgcacaaacaagATATGTAACAtaagaaaggaaaggggaaaagcaaaaaaatcataatttgagCACTTTTTTAGCGAGTGCTAGGGGGCGCCATTGTGAAACCAAAATATGGATTttacctgttaaaaaaaaaaaaaaggtttatctAATGAGAGTGGAGTGCAGTGGGGATGTGTTTACCTTGTGGTTCTGTAGCCACCACGGCCTCAGGGTTCTCAGCCTTCACCATGTCAGTATTCAGGCTCTCTGTCACAGCACAACACATTTAGTTAGCATCGACAAATACAAGTATTGTGCTGCTTTGACCACTGCTACTCCCACTACTGCTTCTAGTGTTACTAAATGTAACTTTATCTATTGCTGATATGATTTTACTATTAGTACTAATAATTGGGCATTTTCTACTGTGTTGTGCTGCACCAGCTATTCATAAATGAATACAGTCTAAACAAAGTCCTTCCTAAGTTACTAGCTAATTTCAAATATAGTGGTTTACCAAATCAGGTTGCATCATTAAAACTTATTAAAGACTTTAGATCATTAGCATCTAAAGTGCTGTCCAACCTTTTTTGTCTTAGTAAATTACACATATTAACCCACAAATATGACATGTGGAGTtacccaaggctccattctggggcttcttctgtttaacatatgcatgcttccactggcgcagattatggaaaacaacaagataagttaccatagttacaAAGATTACACAGAACTTTACACAACCATATCACCAGGGGACTGGTTTTTAGGAGACGGAGCATTGAGTTGCCCGCTCCTTACTGTATTTGCCTAAGGATGAATCCATGCTACTTTATGCAAATCAGGGGCGGCTTGACTCCCCTCATCTCTCAAAAACTTCCATAGATCTTTTTAAACTGACTGTTGATCTAAAGTGAAGACAGATTTAGCAGTTGCGGCTTTTTTCTCACATTAAGTGTTTACAGGAACACATTTCATTGAcctatttatgtaaaataagcaactgtttttAAACGAGCCGCCATGTTTCTTTGATTTGAAATCGGGGAGCAGACTACCCACGAGTAaagcgttcgtccaatcaggtgTAGCCACAGCGGTTGTACGAGGGTGTAGCCTGTTTTCTTAGTATGTCAGAAATTGATATCTGCTGGTTGTAAACCAATCAAGCGTCCAATGCAGGGAAGCAGGGTGATCCCTTACgtcaaaaaaagccacagtGGACATGTACTTTTAAACCGTCATAAAGGCATTCAAACGGTACAGTTTTAGTATCGTCGTTTCTAGCCGTAACAGCAGCAGTAGAGACGAGGTTAATGTCCTGAGGGACTGACTCCTCTAATGACTGCAGTGCAAAAGCCTTACGTTGTATGCTGAAGCacagtttcttcttctggtAGGAGATGTAGCTGGTGATTGCACCCACCAGCGCCATAGCAACCGCACTTGCAATCCCTGCAATGGTGCCCACTTCTGCTGTGGTCTctgcaagcaaacacacacacacagatatacagtaaaGTCTGGCAGCGGTACCGACgatttataaacacacactggagATAAAGAAGACCCACCGTTGTTGTCGTCATACTGGTTAATTTGATCATCCCTGCTTGGACGGCCACCTGTGGAAACACAGAATAACAGCACGGTTAAATCCTTTCTGAGACTGAGTTTTAAGTGGATTTCCTAGAAAGGTGCACACATTACCTTTGCCTTTGTCAGGATTGTAGGTGTTGTCTTTGCCGACATCAAACAGATCGTCGTCAGTAAATCCACCTGAAATAGGAGTCGGAGATAATCACCACGCATTAATATAGCAATCGCTAAATGATAAACTTGAAGAAAGCTGCTTAAAGCCAAAGGAAACTCTAAATTATGGATCTGCATAGAGCTGTATTTGTTAATTATGGGGTTGTTAAAGtactttggtgtgtgtgtgatgccgAAGCTTCAGCACAAACGATCTCTCCATTTGGTTCCTCTCactctgttgtgttttcaatAGGGCTGGGTTAGAATAATTGTTTGAGTCATCTGATCTTGATTAAGGATATCCTTACATGTCCCAGTCcaagctatttcagtgagtcagcaagCACAATCCCAGtgcctctcctaagtggaatgctgCCATCATTAATCATTTTGactacacctgtgcttttcctactatgacatgtcaacatgtctgccatGAAAATTTCTATTACCCATCATTAACTTTTTGGGGGTCGAT contains:
- the cd99l2 gene encoding CD99 antigen-like protein 2 isoform X2, with amino-acid sequence MANRSLWSLCLLLALLLPLEVLSQDFELSDALEDDDDSKPLTPPPKPAKPAAPAGGTGGDFNLEDSLDVGATTTSTTTKAPPKVGPKAPSGTKAPVKPKPKPGGFTDDDLFDVGKDNTYNPDKGKGGRPSRDDQINQYDDNNETTAEVGTIAGIASAVAMALVGAITSYISYQKKKLCFSIQQSLNTDMVKAENPEAVVATEPQVQQTLLEPPNAEPPTEENAV